Proteins co-encoded in one Heterodontus francisci isolate sHetFra1 unplaced genomic scaffold, sHetFra1.hap1 HAP1_SCAFFOLD_526, whole genome shotgun sequence genomic window:
- the LOC137362240 gene encoding zinc finger protein 235-like — protein MEAKSVEKPYTCSVCGRGFSRSAGLSVHKCSNAGEKLWKCGDREKELNYTSELETHRHSQTEERPFICTECGKGFTQSSSLLAHQRVHTGERPFTCTECGKGFTHSSSLLVHQRVHTGERPFTCTECGKGFTQSSSLLAHQRIHTGERPFTCTECGKGYINLCALRTHQRVHTGERPFTCTECGKGFTQLSSLHAHQRVHTGERPFTCFECGKRFSQSWNLLTHQRIHTGERPFTCSHCGKGFTTTSKLVKHKRVHTGERPFTCSECGKGFADSTTRLIHQRVHTGERPFTCSVCGKRFTQSSHLVSHQFIHIGERSYICSVCRKGFTRPSYLLRHQRVHR, from the coding sequence atggaagcaaaaagtgtggagaaaccgtacacgtgttctgtgtgtggacgaggcttcagccgATCAGCTGGCCTGTCGGTACACAAGTGTAGTAACGCTGGGGAAaagctgtggaaatgtggggaccgtgagaaagaattaaattacacgtctgagctggaaactcatcgacacagtcaaactgaggagaggccgttcatctgcactgagtgtgggaagggatttactcagtcatcctccctactcgcacaccaacgagttcacactggggagaggccattcacctgcactgagtgtggaaagggattcactcattcatcctcCCTACTtgtacaccaacgagttcacactggggagaggccattcacctgcactgagtgtgggaagggattcactcagtcatcctccctacttgcacaccagcgaattcacactggggagaggccattcacctgcactgagtgtgggaagggatacaTTAATTTATGCGCCCTGCgaacacaccaacgagttcacactggggagaggccattcacctgcactgagtgtgggaagggattcactcagttatcctccCTACacgcacaccaacgagttcacactggggagaggccgttcacctgctttgagtgtgggaagagattctctcagtcatggaacctgttgacacaccagcgaattcacactggggagaggccattcacctgctctcattgtgggaagggattcactactacaTCCAAGCTGGTGAAACACAAGCGAGTacacactggtgagaggccattcacctgctctgagtgtgggaagggatttgctgattcaactactcggctgatacaccagcgagttcacactggggagcggccattcacctgctccgtatgtgggaagagatttactcagtcatcccacctggtgtCGCACCAGTTCATTCACATTGGGGAGAGGTCATACATCTGCTCCGTGtgcaggaagggattcactcggccatcctatctgctgagacaccagcgagttcacagataa